The stretch of DNA GGGCTGGACCGTGATGTCGTGCAGGCGGCAGTAGTCGAGGATGTACCCGTCGCGGTTCACCGCCGCGTCGTTTTCCATGTTCACGTTGACGCCGCTGGAGATCATCGTGGCGTTCGTGATGCTGAGCTGAAGCTGGTTGGCGACGAGGGGCTGCCGCACGTCCCGCTTCAGGAGGTCGATCTGCCGGGGGTGCTGGTTCGACACGCCGAAGTGCCGCACCTTGCCCTCGCGCTCAAGCTGGTCGAAGGCCTCCGCGACCTCCCCCGGCTCCACGAGCGCGTCCGGGCGGTGCAGCAGCAGCACGTCGAGGTAGTCGGTCCTCAGCCGCCGCAGGATGCCGTCCACGGAGGCCAGGATGTGCTCTTTCGAGAAGTCGAACGTCCCCCTGTCCTGCCGGATGCCGCACTTCGATTGCAGGATGATCCGCTCGCGCACGCTGGGGCTCATGCCGATGGCGTCCGCGAAGATTTCCTCGCAGCGGCCCTGTCCGTAGATGTCGGCGTGGTCGAAGAAGGTGGCGCCCTCGTCCAGGGCGGTCCGGACGAAGCGTTCCGCCTGCTCCTTGTCGAGCGAGTTGATGCGCATACAGCCGACCGCGACCACCGGCACGTCGAGGTCGCTCCTTCCCAGTTTGATCGTTCTCATCACGGGTCTCCTTCTGAACGGGTGGGTCGAGGGAAAATTCGTCAGCACAACGGGTGGCGCTGACGTGCAAGCCGGGAGGAGGGCGCCCTCAGCCCAGCCGCTCTCCCATCTCCCGCAGCACGGCCGCGCTCGCCTCCAGGGCCTGCTGCTCCCCTGGGGGGAGGGGCGGGATCAGGGTGTCTTCCACCCCGCGCGCGCCCACGATGCGCGGCACGCTCAGGCTCACGCCGAAGGACGCGGTGGGCGCGCTGACGGTGAGGATGGAGCGGCGGTCGCCCAGGATCGCCTCGCAGATGCGGGCGAGGGCCGCGCCGATGCCGTAGTAGGTCGCGCGCTTGCCCTCGATGATCTCGGCGGCGGCGTCGCGCGTGCCCGCGTCGATCCCCTCCCGCACCTCCGGGGTCCACTCCAGCCCGCGCGCCCCCATGAAGTCCTCGACGGGGAGGCCCGCGACGCTGGCGGTACTCCAGGCCAGGACCTCGCTGTCGCCGTGCTCGCCGAGGACGTAGCCGTGGACGTGGGTGGGGTCCACCCCGGCGTGCTGCGCGATCAGGTGCCGGAAGCGCGCCGAGTCGAGCACCGTGCCCGAACCCAGCACGGCGTGCCCCGGCGCGAGGCGGGTGGCGAGGTCGGTCAGGAGGTCCACCGGGTTGGTGGCGACGAGCAGCACCGCCTCCGGCGCGTGTTCGGCGACCTGCGGGATCACCTCGCGGAAGATCGCGGCGTTCTTGCCCAGAAGGTCGAGGCGGCTCTCGCCCGGCTGCTGGTTGGCCCCGGCGGCGATCACGACGACCCGGCAGCCCTCCAGGGCCTCATACCCGCCGCTCGTGACGCGGGTGCCGTGGCTGACGGGCGCGGCGTGGGCGATGTCCTGGGCCTCGGCCTGGGCGCGTTTCTCGTCCTTGTCCACGAGCACGAGGTCGCTGCACGAGCCGCGCAGGGTGAGGGCATAGGCGGCGGTGGCCCCGACGAGCCCCGCGCCCACCACGCCGACCTTCACTCGCGGCCTTCCGGCAGGCGCACGGTGAGGACCGGGACCGGGCTGCGGGCCACGACCTTCTCGGCCGTGCTGCCCACCAGGAAGTGTTCGAGGGCCCCGCGCGCGTGGGTGCCCA from Deinococcus aestuarii encodes:
- a CDS encoding L-lactate dehydrogenase produces the protein MKVGVVGAGLVGATAAYALTLRGSCSDLVLVDKDEKRAQAEAQDIAHAAPVSHGTRVTSGGYEALEGCRVVVIAAGANQQPGESRLDLLGKNAAIFREVIPQVAEHAPEAVLLVATNPVDLLTDLATRLAPGHAVLGSGTVLDSARFRHLIAQHAGVDPTHVHGYVLGEHGDSEVLAWSTASVAGLPVEDFMGARGLEWTPEVREGIDAGTRDAAAEIIEGKRATYYGIGAALARICEAILGDRRSILTVSAPTASFGVSLSVPRIVGARGVEDTLIPPLPPGEQQALEASAAVLREMGERLG
- a CDS encoding aldo/keto reductase, which translates into the protein MRTIKLGRSDLDVPVVAVGCMRINSLDKEQAERFVRTALDEGATFFDHADIYGQGRCEEIFADAIGMSPSVRERIILQSKCGIRQDRGTFDFSKEHILASVDGILRRLRTDYLDVLLLHRPDALVEPGEVAEAFDQLEREGKVRHFGVSNQHPRQIDLLKRDVRQPLVANQLQLSITNATMISSGVNVNMENDAAVNRDGYILDYCRLHDITVQPWSPFQYGFFEGVFLDNPKFPELNAQINEVAAGHGVSNTTVAIAWLLRHPARMQPVTGTMNLERLRDCCRASEVHLSREEWYAIYRAAGNVLP